GAAGCGACCGTTGTGGGAAGACGGGGAGGAGCGAACGCAAACCGACATGCAGGCGCTGGTTAGCTAGCTAACATAACTGGCAACACGTGACATTTCGTACGGCTGCACGAACTGCCAAACGGCTCAACGCCCGGCGGTCTTTTGCGGGGTCATTCGCTGTCGATACGTCCGTTACCACCCCTTGATCGCATTTCAAACAGGGTTCGTTTGCCCGGCGCCGCATTCCACTCTTGTAGATCTAGTCGGAGTGGCCCTCGCAACCCTCACGGTCCATTAGAAACACGATTTTGACAACCTAACCGTAATCGCGAAACGATCTATTGGCTCTAATAAAAGAGAAAGTTGCCTAACAAATCACTAATCTCTCTCTTACTGATAGTTCGTCTCGTGAACAGTAAAGTGTCACACAAACATAAGGCACAGCAATGAATCGAACGCCGTGCTTCGTTCCTTTCTACCCCCTTTCTGAACTTGTTGGAtcattctcgttgtcgacgCAAAACCAACAATTGCAGTTTTCCGCTTGAGAGGGGGTAGGATACAATTATCAATTGGAatgcttctttttgttggcACTTCCACCACTCTTGGATTGGAGTTCGGACAGGATGCCCGAGCACGCCAGGGCAATCCCCGACCATCCCATCATCGACAGGGTGTGTCCCTTGAGGAAGATCGAAAGCAGCACGGAAAAGATCTTGCGCGTCGTCGTTACAGTCGAAAGAACCAACGGGTCGAAACTCGCAATGGTGTAAAAGATAAAGGACTGTCCGACGGCCGAACACACGGCAAACTTGACAATTTTGCTCATAATCTCGGGATTGTCCAGGCAAAAGGCGGCCCCCGACTGCATTTCACCCAGTCCTCCAGCAATCACAACAGCCGTCAAACACATGAACAGATTCGTCCAAAACATGAAATCGTACGGCTTGGGTTTAACGCCCACCTTGGCGGTTTCCGTCTTGAGTCGTTTCTGGAATCCTGCCGTGACACCGTCCAAGGCCAAACTCGCAATAATGTAGAAGACGCCCGTGAGAGAAGACGCCGATCCCCCACCCTTCTTCTTGCCCATACTAACAATAGCGGTACCGCCAATAATAGCGACCACCTGTAGATACTCGCGTAGATCGTAGGAAGCGCCTCCCAGCAAAAGGGATCCGGCCATGACGGGAGCCATTTTCCCGCTCTTGGCGAGTGTGGCTACGGGGAAGGACAAGCCGTTGGCGAGTGCGAGACTCGTGCAGGCCTTGGCCGTGACTTGGGCAGCTCCGGAGATTCCAAACATGGTCAGTGGGATACCCTTGGTGGGTCCCGACAATTGCAtgccgacaaagccaatgACGACGTTTGCCAAGGCTTCGAGGACTTGTAGAAACCAAGCTTGTTTAAAAGAAGAACCATCCGCGGCGGTGTAA
The sequence above is a segment of the Phaeodactylum tricornutum CCAP 1055/1 chromosome 10, whole genome shotgun sequence genome. Coding sequences within it:
- a CDS encoding predicted protein; translation: LSFPVATLAKSGKMAPVMAGSLLLGGASYDLREYLQVVAIIGGTAIVSMGKKKGGGSASSLTGVFYIIASLALDGVTAGFQKRLKTETAKVGVKPKPYDFMFWTNLFMCLTAVVIAGGLGEMQSGAAFCLDNPEIMSKIVKFAVCSAVGQSFIFYTIASFDPLVLSTVTTTRKIFSVLLSIFLKGHTLSMMGWSGIALACSGILSELQSKSGGSANKKKHSN